In Rhodopirellula islandica, one DNA window encodes the following:
- a CDS encoding efflux RND transporter permease subunit, whose product MLSRIIRFCVKEPWLVVLLTIGVTVFGWISYNRVPIDAIPNIGENQVIVLTPWPGRSPKDIEDQVTYPLSVSLLAVPGAESVRGKSMFGYSFVQVTFKDSVDFYWARSRVSEQLGSAASQLPDGVVPQLGPDATGLGQVFYYVLVPPKDGMSLADLRSLQDFVIKYDLQAVEGVSEVASIGGYVRQYQIEVDPDKLRFHGIPLDQVVTAIRGSNLDVGAKTVETGGMEFIVRGKGFLGSDGDTEKAIRDIEQAVILQREGVPVRVRDIAAVQLGPDFRRGALDYNGAEAVGGVVVMRYGENPRAVIERVKEKITQIEPSLEGVTIKGIYDRTSLIDETVATLSTALRDEILITAVVILLFLLHIRSSFIVAVTLPIAVLLSFIAMNVFGVGANIMSLAGIAIAIGTMVDMAIIVSENIYQHLAEWEAEADTERERSDVIYDAAVEVAPAVLTAVTTTIVSFLPVFFLTGRDYKLFAPLAMTKTFAISAALIAAVTIVPTLCQLLLRSANYRKQTALIAAIAGAALFGLTAFFVWGHHVVDEFDLPLSAVTATAAMLGAVAGWMLTRERVRPTDENIVSRSIVWVYRPTLSLFLRHKFAFLLLPSFIVLMGLGGWFGLPFVVAPFERVVQKLGVRPNELPGYVDLKHTFTGLQTDDWIALDEGSWFYMPTLYPAASFSQSMQMLQTQDVLIGQIPEVKDVLGKIGRIDSALDPAPAAMIETYVMLQPREQWRPGVTARDVWDEINRVATLPGVTPASPLQPIEGRVVMLQSGIKAPMAIRIYGDDLQTLADAAMQVSEHLKQSPYINSGTVNPDIVLGKPYIEFTVDREAASRYGMSAQMVNQVIETALGGMNLINTVEGRERYPVRLRYNRDLRERVEQLDRLPVVTHSGAVVPLGELAKLETTWGPGAINSENARLIAHVSFSSNGATGDLESVAAIEQTLLEAQALPEGNANRLSLPPGYSLEAVGSFRNQIEANNRLMWLVPLVIVINLLVIYLQFRHVPITLAVFAGIPVAFGGGMILLAIYGAEMNTAIWVGFIALFGIAVDDGVVIATYLDQVFTRRRLNTVADIRAATIDAGVRRIRPCLMTTATTLVALVPVLMATGRGADVARAMALPVFGGMAVEIVTLFVVPVVYCGFKEFKMNFGLADHHWAGTEDTPREEISHAA is encoded by the coding sequence ATGTTGTCTCGCATCATTCGCTTTTGCGTCAAAGAGCCTTGGTTGGTCGTCCTGCTGACGATCGGCGTCACTGTCTTTGGTTGGATCAGCTACAACCGTGTTCCGATTGACGCGATTCCAAACATTGGCGAGAACCAAGTCATCGTGCTGACACCTTGGCCGGGACGTTCGCCGAAAGACATCGAAGATCAAGTCACCTACCCGCTAAGCGTTTCGCTGCTGGCGGTGCCGGGAGCCGAATCGGTTCGCGGCAAGAGCATGTTCGGATACAGCTTCGTTCAAGTCACGTTCAAGGACAGTGTCGACTTCTACTGGGCACGCAGCCGGGTTTCCGAACAACTCGGCTCCGCCGCCTCGCAGCTTCCAGACGGCGTTGTGCCCCAGCTTGGGCCCGACGCGACCGGGCTTGGACAAGTCTTCTACTACGTCTTGGTGCCGCCCAAGGATGGCATGAGTCTGGCTGACCTACGGAGTCTGCAGGATTTCGTTATCAAGTACGACTTGCAGGCCGTCGAGGGTGTCAGCGAAGTCGCTTCCATCGGAGGTTACGTTCGCCAATATCAAATTGAAGTCGACCCAGACAAACTTCGTTTTCATGGCATCCCGCTCGACCAAGTCGTGACGGCCATACGCGGAAGCAATCTCGATGTCGGAGCCAAGACCGTCGAAACCGGCGGTATGGAATTCATCGTTCGCGGCAAGGGGTTTCTCGGCAGCGACGGTGACACCGAAAAGGCCATCCGAGACATCGAGCAAGCCGTCATTCTGCAGCGAGAAGGCGTGCCAGTCAGAGTTCGCGACATTGCTGCCGTGCAACTCGGGCCAGACTTTCGCCGTGGGGCACTCGATTACAACGGAGCCGAGGCGGTCGGTGGCGTCGTCGTGATGCGATACGGCGAGAATCCACGAGCGGTCATCGAACGAGTGAAAGAAAAGATCACTCAAATCGAACCGTCGCTCGAAGGCGTCACCATCAAGGGCATCTACGATCGCACCAGCCTGATCGACGAAACGGTGGCGACACTTTCCACCGCACTGCGGGATGAAATCCTGATCACGGCGGTCGTCATTTTGCTGTTCCTGTTGCACATCCGCAGCAGCTTCATCGTCGCGGTCACGCTTCCGATTGCCGTCTTGCTGTCGTTCATCGCGATGAACGTGTTTGGCGTTGGGGCGAACATCATGTCTCTGGCGGGAATTGCAATCGCGATTGGGACGATGGTCGACATGGCAATCATCGTCAGCGAGAACATCTATCAACACTTGGCGGAATGGGAAGCCGAGGCAGACACAGAGCGTGAACGTTCTGATGTCATCTACGATGCGGCGGTGGAAGTTGCGCCCGCCGTGCTTACCGCTGTCACGACAACCATCGTCAGCTTCCTGCCTGTGTTTTTCCTAACGGGGCGAGACTACAAGCTGTTCGCGCCACTGGCGATGACCAAGACGTTTGCCATATCAGCGGCGTTGATTGCGGCTGTGACGATCGTTCCCACGCTTTGCCAATTGCTGCTTCGCAGTGCGAACTATCGAAAGCAAACCGCGTTGATAGCGGCGATTGCGGGTGCCGCATTGTTCGGCCTGACCGCCTTTTTTGTCTGGGGGCATCACGTCGTCGATGAGTTTGATTTGCCGCTATCGGCAGTCACAGCAACGGCAGCAATGCTCGGCGCGGTAGCGGGTTGGATGTTGACTCGTGAACGCGTCCGACCAACGGATGAAAACATTGTCAGTCGGTCGATCGTTTGGGTCTATCGACCAACGCTCTCGCTGTTCCTGCGGCACAAATTCGCCTTTTTGCTATTGCCATCGTTCATCGTCCTAATGGGACTTGGCGGATGGTTCGGGCTTCCATTTGTGGTCGCTCCGTTTGAGCGAGTCGTCCAGAAACTCGGCGTTCGCCCCAACGAATTGCCCGGCTACGTCGACCTCAAGCACACGTTCACCGGGCTTCAGACCGACGACTGGATCGCACTGGACGAGGGCAGTTGGTTCTACATGCCAACGCTCTACCCGGCGGCCAGCTTCAGTCAGTCGATGCAGATGCTGCAAACGCAGGACGTGTTGATCGGCCAAATCCCAGAGGTCAAGGACGTTCTGGGCAAGATCGGTCGAATTGATTCGGCCCTCGATCCTGCCCCCGCCGCGATGATCGAAACCTACGTCATGCTTCAACCCCGCGAACAATGGCGGCCCGGAGTGACGGCTCGTGATGTCTGGGATGAAATCAACCGCGTTGCCACGCTGCCGGGAGTGACGCCCGCTTCGCCACTTCAACCCATCGAGGGCCGCGTCGTGATGTTGCAAAGCGGCATCAAAGCCCCGATGGCGATTCGTATCTACGGCGACGATCTGCAAACACTCGCCGATGCAGCGATGCAAGTATCCGAACATCTCAAGCAATCGCCTTACATCAACTCAGGAACGGTCAATCCCGACATCGTTCTTGGGAAGCCGTACATCGAATTCACCGTCGATCGTGAAGCCGCGTCGCGGTACGGCATGTCGGCTCAGATGGTGAACCAAGTCATCGAGACTGCACTCGGCGGGATGAACCTGATCAATACGGTCGAAGGGCGAGAGCGTTATCCCGTCCGCTTGCGTTACAACCGCGATCTGCGTGAGCGAGTCGAACAACTCGATCGTTTGCCAGTGGTTACGCATAGTGGAGCCGTGGTTCCACTGGGTGAATTGGCCAAGCTAGAAACGACGTGGGGACCGGGTGCGATCAACAGCGAGAACGCTCGTTTGATCGCTCACGTTTCCTTTTCCTCTAACGGGGCGACCGGAGATTTGGAATCCGTCGCCGCTATTGAACAAACATTGCTCGAAGCTCAGGCGTTGCCCGAGGGAAACGCCAATCGCCTTTCGCTCCCGCCCGGCTACTCACTCGAAGCCGTCGGAAGTTTCCGCAATCAAATCGAAGCCAACAATCGGCTGATGTGGTTGGTGCCACTGGTCATCGTTATCAACTTGTTGGTCATCTACCTGCAATTTCGTCACGTTCCGATCACGCTGGCCGTGTTCGCTGGAATCCCGGTCGCTTTTGGCGGCGGCATGATTCTTCTGGCGATCTACGGAGCCGAAATGAACACCGCGATTTGGGTTGGGTTTATCGCCCTCTTCGGCATCGCAGTTGACGACGGCGTCGTGATCGCCACCTATCTCGATCAAGTCTTCACGCGACGACGACTGAACACAGTCGCTGACATTCGAGCCGCAACGATTGACGCGGGCGTCAGGCGAATTCGGCCGTGCTTGATGACCACCGCAACCACGCTGGTCGCACTCGTTCCCGTTCTGATGGCGACCGGCCGAGGTGCTGACGTCGCCCGAGCGATGGCTCTGCCCGTTTTCGGTGGCATGGCGGTCGAAATCGTCACTCTGTTTGTGGTGCCCGTCGTCTACTGCGGCTTCAAAGAGTTCAAGATGAATTTCGGTCTAGCTGATCATCATTGGGCGGGCACCGAAGACACGCCTCGGGAAGAGATTTCTCATGCAGCGTAA
- a CDS encoding DUF305 domain-containing protein translates to MLQRFAERREGIWEQSNSQLNPSFNPRGGGVLSDALPLAELKRHATPAFFPYFDKTMKYRTFAAMIATSSVVMLGLMYLNTYSLDHIFWSETRFYMAILMGATMATVMLAFMFGMYKNKKANIGIFVGSAIVFATSLFLVRSQQTVDDVSWMKTMIPHHSIAILTSERANISDPRVRKLADEIIEAQRKEIAEMKQLIAELEG, encoded by the coding sequence ATGCTCCAGCGATTCGCTGAGCGAAGGGAAGGAATCTGGGAGCAAAGCAACTCCCAACTCAATCCCAGTTTCAATCCACGCGGGGGTGGTGTCCTGTCCGATGCGTTGCCTTTGGCAGAGTTGAAGCGGCACGCCACCCCTGCCTTCTTTCCCTACTTCGACAAAACAATGAAATACCGAACCTTTGCTGCCATGATTGCGACCTCCTCCGTCGTAATGCTCGGGCTCATGTACCTGAACACCTACTCGCTGGATCACATCTTCTGGAGCGAAACTCGTTTTTACATGGCGATTTTAATGGGAGCGACGATGGCAACTGTCATGCTTGCGTTCATGTTTGGGATGTACAAAAACAAGAAAGCGAACATCGGCATTTTTGTTGGCAGCGCGATCGTATTCGCGACGTCGTTGTTTCTCGTCCGCAGTCAGCAAACGGTGGACGACGTGTCTTGGATGAAGACAATGATCCCGCATCACTCCATCGCAATCCTGACCAGTGAGCGGGCGAACATCTCAGACCCACGTGTTCGCAAACTGGCTGACGAAATCATCGAAGCACAGAGAAAAGAAATCGCCGAGATGAAACAGTTGATCGCGGAACTTGAGGGATAA
- a CDS encoding metal-sensitive transcriptional regulator has product MLSEDEKKKLAHRLRRIAGQVAAVERMIDEDADCVDTLMQISAATGALDKVGHLVLENHLKTCVRNVMTTGDATEVDAKLEELMTVFQKYSR; this is encoded by the coding sequence ATGCTCTCCGAAGACGAGAAAAAGAAGCTCGCCCACCGACTCCGCCGGATTGCCGGTCAGGTAGCGGCGGTCGAGCGAATGATCGACGAAGACGCTGATTGCGTCGACACCCTGATGCAAATCTCGGCGGCGACCGGTGCGCTCGACAAGGTCGGCCACTTGGTCCTCGAGAACCATCTGAAGACTTGCGTTCGGAATGTGATGACCACCGGCGACGCGACCGAAGTGGATGCGAAACTGGAGGAGCTGATGACTGTCTTTCAAAAGTACAGTCGATAG
- a CDS encoding copper oxidase, protein MSNTEQRRGFLKAGSIAAATGFVSNLLGGNAAAQHPILNSPSPTLPDSPTLNSEYDGFSRFKPSRGLDPDSDYYIGKLVPGFRKASDGPAPFEAPDVPKMPYKMDGGVKVFELVPMAVEQEFHPGVKMNVYGYNGSMPGPTIEVTQGDRVRIIVTNELPEDTFMHWHGFELPVQYDGAATLTQNPIKPGKTKVFEFDIHEEGTFFYHSHVAMQEAFGQVGWFIVHPKKVFGPPVDRDFGLLFQNFHIPPTHTISDSWAMDWNWHTINGKSGPYTTPLVCKHGERVRVRLLNFSPMQHHPVHLHGHTFWVTGHEGARIPKSAWVPRNNELVGVAQASCFELIANNPGDWIFHCHMVHHMMNHMVKQVGPRIRDDASVDQYLANLSSRPQVDASRSAKFDVPGYPQKMQGMEMSSDFMKAIWSRKEVRGMRANYPMSVKGLMTVLRVLPDDLYDLVMNSDQDVEKGAVFAEIVRRFGDPSKYEAAPKMMM, encoded by the coding sequence ATGTCGAACACCGAACAACGACGCGGATTCTTGAAAGCTGGCTCCATTGCCGCAGCGACGGGCTTCGTCTCCAACCTGCTCGGCGGCAACGCCGCCGCACAGCACCCCATTCTCAACTCCCCGTCTCCCACTCTCCCTGACTCCCCCACCCTCAACTCCGAATACGACGGATTCTCGCGGTTCAAACCCAGTCGCGGACTTGATCCGGATTCGGATTACTACATCGGCAAGCTGGTTCCGGGTTTTCGCAAGGCTTCCGATGGCCCTGCACCGTTTGAGGCTCCCGACGTTCCGAAGATGCCGTACAAGATGGACGGCGGGGTGAAGGTGTTTGAACTCGTGCCGATGGCGGTTGAACAAGAGTTTCATCCCGGCGTGAAGATGAACGTTTACGGCTACAACGGCAGCATGCCCGGCCCGACGATCGAAGTCACTCAAGGCGATCGTGTGCGCATCATCGTGACCAACGAGTTGCCCGAAGATACCTTCATGCATTGGCATGGTTTCGAGCTTCCCGTTCAGTATGACGGTGCCGCCACACTGACTCAGAATCCCATCAAGCCGGGCAAGACGAAGGTTTTTGAGTTTGACATCCATGAAGAGGGCACGTTCTTCTATCACTCGCACGTAGCGATGCAAGAAGCGTTTGGACAGGTCGGTTGGTTCATTGTCCATCCCAAGAAAGTCTTCGGCCCGCCCGTCGATCGCGATTTCGGATTGCTGTTTCAGAACTTTCACATTCCACCGACACACACGATCAGCGATTCGTGGGCAATGGACTGGAACTGGCACACGATCAACGGCAAGAGTGGCCCCTACACGACGCCGCTGGTCTGCAAACACGGCGAACGTGTCCGTGTGCGACTGTTGAATTTCTCCCCGATGCAACACCACCCAGTCCACTTGCACGGACACACCTTTTGGGTGACCGGTCACGAAGGGGCTCGCATTCCCAAAAGTGCCTGGGTTCCCCGCAACAACGAATTGGTCGGTGTCGCCCAAGCCTCATGCTTCGAGCTCATCGCCAACAATCCCGGCGACTGGATCTTTCATTGCCACATGGTCCATCACATGATGAACCACATGGTCAAACAGGTCGGACCGCGAATTCGAGATGACGCATCGGTCGATCAGTACCTCGCGAATCTCAGCAGCCGCCCCCAAGTCGACGCTTCTCGCTCGGCCAAGTTCGACGTTCCGGGCTATCCGCAAAAAATGCAAGGCATGGAAATGTCCAGTGACTTCATGAAGGCCATCTGGAGTCGCAAGGAAGTTCGGGGGATGCGAGCGAACTACCCGATGAGTGTGAAAGGATTGATGACGGTCCTGCGTGTTCTGCCCGATGACCTCTACGACTTGGTGATGAACAGCGACCAAGACGTTGAAAAGGGAGCCGTGTTTGCTGAGATTGTTCGGCGATTCGGGGATCCGTCGAAGTATGAAGCCGCGCCGAAAATGATGATGTGA
- a CDS encoding TolC family protein, with product MFCTAASAQMPSVDSPASAIGRTFTPPPPMPSAPYGLEQLDPSGPLFPGARIDGSDFGGTPAPVYVDGEMIAEQFSMETEVQGYRLEDFLTLAAQNNPTIRQARLQISAQTAKALQAGLYPNPTLNYIGEQIGVDVEGDKDSPGEFQGMTVTQRFVTAGKLKLSREKYMRRAHVSEHLAMAQQFRVCNDVRIHFFRALAAREIVELRKELLKTAEDSAVTARELYNQGQATRPQVRKSSIALQRARLDVLSAENHYRESFRRLVAIVGVDLTDGVVSGDLMPQGEPLSYQEAMSLVLTESPELAAARAKLAADRVTLSREQVEWVPDIVAEGGAGYNFEAKETTAAAGVSIELPVFDRNQGTIRQAQLDYRRQQEEIRRTELMLGQQMANVYQQYLTALQIATEYDRVIIPEARLAYQELLESYKANRVDWPTVLDAQMDYFDSRLTRVQHLEQVRTNEVLVRGYLLHGGLMAAPGPTPPGHIDAVAKPR from the coding sequence ATGTTTTGTACCGCCGCCAGTGCTCAAATGCCTTCGGTGGATAGCCCGGCTTCGGCAATTGGTCGCACGTTCACGCCTCCACCGCCAATGCCATCGGCACCTTATGGACTGGAGCAGCTCGATCCCAGCGGGCCGTTGTTCCCCGGTGCTCGCATCGACGGCAGTGACTTTGGTGGCACACCGGCTCCCGTCTACGTTGACGGAGAAATGATCGCCGAACAGTTCTCAATGGAAACCGAAGTCCAAGGGTATCGGCTAGAAGATTTCTTGACACTGGCGGCTCAGAACAATCCCACGATCCGTCAAGCTCGACTGCAGATCTCAGCACAGACCGCCAAGGCATTGCAGGCTGGTTTGTACCCCAACCCGACGCTGAACTACATCGGCGAACAGATCGGAGTTGATGTCGAAGGCGACAAGGATTCCCCCGGCGAGTTTCAGGGAATGACGGTAACACAACGTTTCGTCACTGCCGGCAAGTTGAAGCTGAGTCGTGAGAAATACATGCGTCGTGCTCATGTCTCCGAACACCTCGCGATGGCTCAACAGTTCCGTGTCTGCAATGACGTTCGTATCCACTTCTTTCGCGCATTGGCCGCTCGCGAGATCGTTGAGCTCCGAAAGGAACTGCTCAAGACAGCCGAAGACAGTGCTGTCACTGCTCGCGAGCTTTACAACCAAGGCCAAGCAACACGACCACAAGTCCGCAAGTCGAGCATTGCACTACAGCGGGCGAGGCTGGACGTGCTGTCCGCAGAGAATCACTACCGAGAATCGTTTCGGCGGTTGGTTGCGATCGTGGGTGTCGACTTGACCGACGGTGTCGTATCTGGCGACCTGATGCCACAAGGTGAACCGCTTTCTTATCAAGAGGCGATGTCTTTGGTGCTGACGGAAAGCCCAGAACTTGCTGCCGCCCGGGCGAAGTTGGCAGCGGATCGCGTCACGCTAAGCCGCGAACAAGTTGAGTGGGTTCCCGATATCGTTGCCGAGGGCGGAGCGGGATACAACTTCGAGGCGAAAGAAACAACCGCTGCCGCGGGCGTGTCGATCGAGCTGCCCGTGTTCGATCGCAACCAAGGCACGATTCGGCAAGCCCAGTTGGACTATCGCCGGCAACAGGAAGAGATTCGCCGCACGGAGTTGATGCTAGGGCAGCAGATGGCCAACGTCTACCAACAGTATCTGACGGCATTGCAAATCGCGACCGAATACGATCGCGTCATCATCCCCGAGGCAAGATTGGCTTATCAAGAGTTGCTCGAAAGCTACAAGGCAAACCGCGTTGATTGGCCGACCGTGTTGGACGCACAGATGGACTACTTCGACTCGCGTCTCACTCGTGTGCAGCATCTTGAGCAAGTCCGCACCAACGAAGTACTCGTCCGAGGCTACCTACTGCACGGCGGATTGATGGCGGCACCTGGTCCAACTCCGCCGGGGCACATCGACGCGGTTGCGAAGCCGAGGTGA
- a CDS encoding YfhO family protein — MASVWSGRDRLAFRDVSHFYTPLYQYVGERCAERPLSYFWTAMWNPLDQTGMPLAGETTTAVYYPIRHLVYSLPLPGNESRVAQGAVNELPEDASLALAVYVTLHLVLASLAAFWAARRLGCEPASSVVASLIYPLSGSVLFLATNPPFLVGAAWLPLALVPLLDPSRRAWKLPTVALAMMVLGGDPQTALHVGMLVGLWLLLQLAWAAWKQEAWHEWLGGLIRLLGVAAGSAVLAAPQMAASLSWARHSGRVWSPQEASQSLAFSVAPWRWLELAMPSVFGSPWPVNHRWDRPLFLGGEVSPIDALWTPSLYVGLSTLILVVIGLRRSDRKQFRGWGVWGFVLLTSSLAAMGWYGPWHAPYQWLIDWMPGYEAFRYPAKWLPLGALALAILAAKGSQVLFQQGTEFESRMQRMFQRRAASIAAVGMIGGLLSSLCVWYAMDSMEAAPADHVWGPFQVDEAWLSWLRSLVHVLAVATIANLVLVAVLFRSRTQVMRWGWVTLVACDLLIAHWNLVPTINRNAERVAWQELSHTASEAEDTTRWIRTAGGGEYPAEWTTTPDRQRLLAMEVHDRRRWYGRWHLVQDEAVFNSIVSIRPWAIDQFWTATRQHPTPMDWQRTAAWLGVGGSRSPNGQRHVWSTQMIRMHRRDQVMLDRQSPWSKRVEMASQRGDQADAIVVRAAALSAPRTGETFVSRRVYQDGGWRAELHSQNSSLNPFPVSVFSADGIGQGVWCPPGEWTIRWIYQPPWHRGSVIVWVLGWLVMGMVWVGSISRGRDWSPF, encoded by the coding sequence ATGGCCTCCGTTTGGTCGGGCCGCGATCGCTTGGCATTTCGTGACGTCAGTCATTTCTACACGCCGCTGTATCAATACGTGGGTGAGCGATGTGCCGAACGCCCGCTGTCGTACTTCTGGACGGCGATGTGGAACCCGCTCGACCAAACGGGAATGCCGTTGGCCGGAGAAACAACGACGGCGGTCTACTATCCGATTCGACACCTGGTGTATTCGCTTCCGCTGCCGGGAAACGAGTCTCGTGTTGCCCAGGGGGCGGTCAATGAGTTGCCCGAAGATGCGTCGCTCGCGTTGGCCGTGTATGTGACGCTGCACTTGGTCTTGGCATCGCTGGCGGCTTTCTGGGCCGCCCGCCGTCTGGGCTGTGAACCAGCGTCTTCCGTTGTTGCCTCGCTGATTTATCCGTTGTCAGGCAGCGTCTTGTTTCTCGCGACCAATCCGCCGTTTTTGGTCGGTGCGGCGTGGTTGCCGCTGGCGCTCGTGCCGTTGTTGGACCCGAGTCGTCGCGCTTGGAAATTGCCAACGGTGGCGCTGGCGATGATGGTGTTGGGGGGCGACCCACAAACGGCACTGCACGTGGGCATGCTCGTTGGTTTGTGGTTGTTGCTGCAGTTGGCATGGGCTGCTTGGAAACAAGAGGCTTGGCACGAATGGCTGGGAGGTCTGATCCGATTGCTGGGTGTCGCCGCCGGATCCGCCGTGTTGGCAGCTCCTCAGATGGCTGCTTCTCTGAGTTGGGCACGCCACAGTGGACGGGTCTGGTCACCGCAGGAGGCTTCGCAGTCGTTGGCCTTTTCAGTCGCACCATGGCGGTGGTTGGAGTTGGCGATGCCATCGGTGTTTGGTTCGCCCTGGCCAGTGAACCATCGTTGGGATCGGCCGTTGTTCCTGGGCGGAGAAGTCAGTCCGATCGACGCCTTGTGGACGCCCAGTTTGTATGTCGGTTTGTCCACGTTGATTCTGGTGGTGATCGGTTTGCGGCGAAGCGACCGAAAGCAATTTCGCGGGTGGGGTGTGTGGGGCTTTGTGTTGCTCACATCGAGTTTGGCCGCGATGGGTTGGTACGGGCCTTGGCATGCACCGTATCAATGGTTGATCGATTGGATGCCCGGATACGAGGCGTTTCGTTACCCGGCGAAATGGTTGCCGTTGGGAGCCCTTGCTTTGGCCATCCTGGCCGCGAAAGGAAGCCAGGTCCTTTTCCAGCAGGGGACCGAGTTCGAATCTCGCATGCAACGAATGTTCCAGCGCCGCGCCGCATCGATCGCGGCCGTGGGAATGATCGGAGGTTTGTTGAGCAGCCTGTGCGTTTGGTACGCGATGGATTCGATGGAAGCCGCGCCGGCAGATCATGTTTGGGGACCGTTTCAAGTCGACGAAGCATGGTTGAGTTGGTTGAGGTCCCTTGTTCATGTGTTGGCGGTGGCAACGATAGCGAATTTGGTTTTGGTCGCCGTGCTCTTTCGATCACGGACCCAGGTCATGAGATGGGGATGGGTGACCTTGGTCGCTTGTGATTTGTTGATTGCCCATTGGAACTTGGTTCCCACGATCAACCGCAACGCGGAACGCGTCGCTTGGCAGGAACTCAGCCACACCGCATCGGAGGCCGAGGACACAACACGCTGGATCCGTACGGCGGGCGGTGGCGAATACCCAGCGGAATGGACGACCACGCCGGATCGGCAGCGTTTACTCGCAATGGAAGTTCACGACCGTCGACGGTGGTACGGTCGCTGGCACTTGGTGCAGGACGAAGCCGTTTTCAACAGCATCGTTTCGATCCGTCCTTGGGCGATCGATCAGTTTTGGACCGCGACTCGCCAACATCCCACGCCGATGGATTGGCAACGGACGGCGGCTTGGTTGGGAGTGGGCGGTTCTCGATCACCAAATGGCCAGAGGCATGTTTGGTCGACACAAATGATACGAATGCATCGTCGCGACCAAGTGATGCTGGATCGACAATCTCCATGGTCGAAACGGGTTGAGATGGCATCCCAACGCGGGGACCAAGCCGATGCGATTGTTGTTCGCGCCGCAGCCTTGTCAGCGCCTCGAACCGGTGAGACCTTTGTGTCGCGGCGTGTTTACCAAGACGGTGGATGGCGGGCCGAACTGCATTCTCAGAACTCGTCGCTCAATCCGTTCCCGGTCTCGGTGTTTTCCGCCGATGGCATCGGACAAGGCGTTTGGTGTCCGCCCGGTGAGTGGACGATTCGTTGGATCTATCAACCACCGTGGCACAGGGGTTCGGTGATCGTTTGGGTTCTGGGTTGGCTGGTGATGGGAATGGTTTGGGTTGGGTCGATCAGTCGTGGACGCGACTGGTCACCGTTCTGA
- a CDS encoding PEGA domain-containing protein, whose translation MTLETIELHALANRIQPFCSHAKMLTMITLLFIVCTGCVRRRMTVRTSPPGATVSVDNQLIGTSPAATSFEYYGTREVRIEREGFRTETVLRKIKPPWYQLPGLDFVSETLWPGEIRDERIIDIELVPQVIEPSEDVLNRAEALRNQSRSGVMPQG comes from the coding sequence TTGACTTTGGAAACCATTGAGTTGCACGCTTTGGCCAACCGCATCCAGCCGTTCTGTTCGCATGCGAAAATGCTGACAATGATCACACTGTTGTTCATTGTCTGCACGGGTTGTGTGCGTCGCCGAATGACCGTGCGGACCAGCCCACCGGGAGCAACGGTTTCAGTTGACAACCAATTGATTGGAACGTCTCCAGCGGCCACCAGTTTTGAATACTATGGCACGCGGGAGGTTCGTATCGAACGCGAGGGTTTCCGAACGGAAACCGTTCTGCGGAAGATCAAACCGCCGTGGTATCAATTGCCAGGTCTGGACTTTGTGAGCGAAACCCTTTGGCCTGGTGAAATTCGTGATGAGCGGATCATCGACATCGAATTGGTGCCTCAAGTGATCGAACCCTCTGAGGATGTTCTGAACCGTGCCGAAGCCCTCCGCAATCAATCGCGAAGCGGAGTCATGCCACAGGGCTGA